In a genomic window of Carettochelys insculpta isolate YL-2023 chromosome 19, ASM3395843v1, whole genome shotgun sequence:
- the LOC142023259 gene encoding C-C motif chemokine 4-like — protein sequence MAKAAGLFCTLLLVAWFCCQSQAQRGTAVPTKCCFTFQTRKIRRDNVVSSYVTSTMCPHLAVVFKTKGGQEICAKLDKPWVKEYQDFLASKV from the exons ATGGCCAAGGCAGCTGGGCTCTTCTGCACACTTCTCCTGGTGGCTTGGTtctgctgccagagccaggctcAGA GAGGCACTGCTGTGCCTACCAAGTGCTGCTTCACCTTCCAGACCAGGAAGATCAGGAGAGACAACGTGGTCAGCTCTTACGTCACCAGCACCATGTGCCCTCACCTGGCCGTGGT ATTCAAAACCAAAGGAGGTCAGGAGATCTGTGCCAAGCTGGACAAGCCCTGGGTGAAAGAATACCAGGATTTCTTGGCTAGCAAAGTCTGA